AATGAGAGCAGGATACATTCCCTCAGTTAGACTTACAGAAGATCAAATTAGTGTAATCCAACAACGTTGGGAGAGGTATGTGAACTCATGCAAGCCTATGGCGGGATCTCAGTAGTTAATGCCTTGCCTTCTTGGTATGGCTCTTCTATGGCAGTTAATCTAAAGATTAATGTTACAATTAAAGAGGGTAAAAGAGATTACACCAAAGAAAGTGAGTTAATTAGAACTATTGTTGATTATTTTAAAGAAAAATATCTCATTCCAGATATTGTAGTAGATATTGAATCTGAGTTACCCCAAAAAAGCGGTCTAAAGAGTAGTAGTGCAGTATCTGTAGCATTAATAAGCGAGATAGCAAAGCGATATAATATAAATAACGTTAACCCTCCCATTCTGTCCGCAATTCTTTCATTAAAAGCTGGAGTCTCATATACTGGGGCATTAGATGACGCCACTTCTTCTTATTGTGGCGGAATATCATATACACACAATAAGTATTTCCAAGTAATAAAGATGGATAATCCAAAAGACGATCTAGTTATTCTCATATTAGCAAAAGGAGGAAGACAGAAGTCAGTAAAGTTATACGAGTTAAAGAAATATAACAGTGTATTCGAAGAGATTTTTAAGATAGCTCTTAAAGATCCCTTAGTTGCAATGAAAATGAATGGTATATTGATAGCTAATATTCTAGGTTATCAACTAGATCCCATAGAAGTTTCATTAAGAAAAGGTGCGTTAGCTGCAGGCATTAGCGGGAATGGCCCATCATATTTTGCCGTAACTAAAGATGGAGAAGAAGGTCCAATATACGAAAGCCTTAAGAGATTTGGAGACGTTATTATATCTAGGCCTGTAGACCTTGATTGTAAGGATATATCCATCAAAAATTAGCGGAATGATAAAAGCACCACAATCAAAAAGTGTTGCCATTAGATTAATCTTTCTTTCTCTTTTTACTAGGTTGCGTCTTCGTAATCTAATTCTATCAGAAGATGTGGTAGATGCGATAAACTCAGTCAGAGCTTTAGGAGTAGAGGTAAAGGATAACTCTGAGTTTATTCCACCAAAGCATTTGGAAATTAAGGAAAAATATATAAAATTGAAAGGATCTGGTACCACACTCAGAATGCTTATTCCGATAATCGCCGCTATAGGTGGCGAGGTAATTATTGATGCCGAGGAGAGTTTAAGAAAAAGACCAGTGAGAAGAGTTGTTGAAGCATTAAGTAATTATGGGGTATTATTTTCCTCTTTCAGCTTACCCTTGAAAATTAGTGGGAAGATAAATAACGATAGAATAAGAATTTACGGTGACGAGAGCAGTCAATATATTTCAGGTTTAATATACGCTCTTCATATAATAAATGGAGGTATTATTGAAATTATACCACCTATTTCATCTCTAAGTTATATCTTGCTTACTGTAGATTTGTTCAACAGATTCGGGTCAGATGTTAAGATGGTCGATAACAAGATATATGTTCATCCTAATAAATTATCGGAGTTCGAGGGTGAGGTAGTAGGAGATTATGGCTTAGCTTCATTTTACGCTCTTTCAGCATTAACAAGTGGGGGAAATGTTACGATAACCAATTTATGGAAGCCAGAAAAGTATTTTGGTGATCATAGTATAGTTGAGATATTTAGGAGAATGGGTGCAGTAAGTGAATACGAAGAAAATAAATGGTACGTTGAGGCTAGAGAAAGATACCTTCCGATAAAAATAGATATAGATGAAGCGCCAGATTTAGCTATGACGATAGCTGGAATAGCGGCCATAGCAGATGGTATAAGTGAGATTAGCAAGATTGAGAGATTGCGAATCAAAGAAAGTGACAGGATAGAAAGTATTCAAAAAACACTTTTACTATATAATGTATTGAGTGAAGTAAAAAATAACTCAATTTTCATATTTGGAACTGATAAAAAACTGTTGAATTCTCCAGTTACGGATTGCCTAAACGATCATAGAGTTGCTATGATGTCGTCCGCTTTAGCCTTAATTAAAGGTGGTGCCATCACTTCTGCTGAATGCGTAAATAAGAGCAATCCGAATTATTGGCAAGATTTATTATCGCTTAATGCAAAGATTTCTATTGAATGAGACCATTAGTTGTAGCTTCATTTCCAGTTAAGAGGATAGAGGATTTAAGGCTCATAGAGAATTTTCTAGATTCTGATTTAATAGAGTTAAGATTGGATTACTTAAAAGATATTAGTATTATATCTAACTATTATGAATTTTTAGATAAGTACAAAAGTAAATTGATAATAACATTAAGGGACAAGGAAGAAGGAGGAATAAATCAAATAAGAGATGAAATAAAAGTAAAGCTTCTAAAGGAACTTTATGATAAGGGCTTTCTTTATGACGTAGAAGCATCATTTCTTAAGAGAAATGATTTACCTTATGATAATAAGATAGTCTCAGCCCACTACTTTAAGTATTTACCATCACGAAAAGAAGTTGAGGAAATAGTCAGGGAATTCTCTGAAAAAGCCTACAGCGTTAAGATTGCAATTCCTAGTTTAAGGGGATACAAAGAGATCCTTTTGCCTCTTCTTGAAAATGAA
The nucleotide sequence above comes from Sulfolobus tengchongensis. Encoded proteins:
- the aroA gene encoding 3-phosphoshikimate 1-carboxyvinyltransferase — encoded protein: MIVRIYPSKISGMIKAPQSKSVAIRLIFLSLFTRLRLRNLILSEDVVDAINSVRALGVEVKDNSEFIPPKHLEIKEKYIKLKGSGTTLRMLIPIIAAIGGEVIIDAEESLRKRPVRRVVEALSNYGVLFSSFSLPLKISGKINNDRIRIYGDESSQYISGLIYALHIINGGIIEIIPPISSLSYILLTVDLFNRFGSDVKMVDNKIYVHPNKLSEFEGEVVGDYGLASFYALSALTSGGNVTITNLWKPEKYFGDHSIVEIFRRMGAVSEYEENKWYVEARERYLPIKIDIDEAPDLAMTIAGIAAIADGISEISKIERLRIKESDRIESIQKTLLLYNVLSEVKNNSIFIFGTDKKLLNSPVTDCLNDHRVAMMSSALALIKGGAITSAECVNKSNPNYWQDLLSLNAKISIE
- a CDS encoding shikimate kinase; the protein is MQAYGGISVVNALPSWYGSSMAVNLKINVTIKEGKRDYTKESELIRTIVDYFKEKYLIPDIVVDIESELPQKSGLKSSSAVSVALISEIAKRYNINNVNPPILSAILSLKAGVSYTGALDDATSSYCGGISYTHNKYFQVIKMDNPKDDLVILILAKGGRQKSVKLYELKKYNSVFEEIFKIALKDPLVAMKMNGILIANILGYQLDPIEVSLRKGALAAGISGNGPSYFAVTKDGEEGPIYESLKRFGDVIISRPVDLDCKDISIKN
- a CDS encoding type I 3-dehydroquinate dehydratase → MRPLVVASFPVKRIEDLRLIENFLDSDLIELRLDYLKDISIISNYYEFLDKYKSKLIITLRDKEEGGINQIRDEIKVKLLKELYDKGFLYDVEASFLKRNDLPYDNKIVSAHYFKYLPSRKEVEEIVREFSEKAYSVKIAIPSLRGYKEILLPLLENEKITIIPMSNNPLERIAVGLLGSKLVYSYAVEPLAQGQIYYKNLIKILNYINDMITSSGVT